The following coding sequences are from one uncultured Cohaesibacter sp. window:
- a CDS encoding sulfide/dihydroorotate dehydrogenase-like FAD/NAD-binding protein → MTVDTAVKQDNLFDHQIDVLKKHLAADPRSLRNVFIADGAQAMAWEFQQEELSEKFIKTLWGLLLKNDDMSTLIQRFLWSLPLRFKRKFITALDVYMSDRYPMFKDLSKGWPEDSYIPPYIRTPEDRSKDFELVNQGYLGYQTLGFSLREVELIVWLEVLRDKQCEDKPCELGKIIQRTKDEEAKKIGGCPVKIHIPEMIDLLAKGKIRKALELIESCNPLPNVTGRVCPQEHQCQGVCKHTNRPIEIGQLEWFLPEHEKAANPDQLARFAGIVSPWQKAEKPPIAVVGSGPSGLINAYLLAVEGFPVTVFEAFHELGGVLRYGIPEFRLPNSLIDDVVAKIDALGGRFVKNFVVGKSATLEDLKAAGFWKIFVGSGAGLPTFMNVPGEELLGVMSANEFLTRVNLMRGRDPAYETPLPEVKDKNVLVIGGGNTAMDAARTAKRLGGNVTIVYRRTQSEMPARVEELEHALEEGIQLAELRGPKEFVGDHHTHFVTHAVVDVNELGEPDASGRRRPRATGEVIEMPADLVIMALGNKSNPIIPSSEPKLEVSKWGTINVGKDSQQTSIDGIYTGGDAARGGSTAILAAGDGQAAARQILGSIDLASSEIADRVKRAEHFTSLGLAEHTVLKHTDLAAGIVEMTIRAPVIAQSARAGQFVRVLATQDGELIPLTLADWNKENGTIDLVIQGMGTSTKMMNKMSEGDSFAGIAGPLGEPSDVRKFDPEKETVVFTAGGVGLPAIYPIAKAHLEIGNHVTMIIGFRSADHLFWTGDDERMGLLKAKYGDMLDVIYCSNDGTFGIKGFVTNPLEDMLKDGKSSKNRKIAEVVSVGPPMMMRAVSDLTKPYEVPTVVSLNSIMVDATGMCGACMVPVLKDGKTIRQHACIDGPEFNAHIVEWDKFLPRFGQFKAQEQQSMEKHKLN, encoded by the coding sequence ATGACCGTTGATACTGCAGTAAAGCAGGACAATCTGTTTGATCATCAAATAGATGTTCTGAAAAAGCATCTCGCAGCGGACCCCAGGTCCCTGCGGAATGTCTTCATAGCGGACGGAGCCCAGGCCATGGCCTGGGAGTTCCAGCAAGAAGAACTGAGCGAAAAATTCATCAAGACGCTCTGGGGCCTTTTGCTGAAAAATGATGACATGAGCACCTTGATCCAGCGTTTCCTGTGGAGCCTGCCGCTTCGCTTCAAACGCAAATTCATCACCGCGCTTGATGTCTACATGTCCGACCGCTATCCGATGTTCAAGGACCTCTCGAAAGGGTGGCCGGAAGATAGCTATATTCCACCTTACATTCGCACACCCGAAGATCGCTCAAAGGACTTCGAGTTGGTGAACCAGGGTTATCTTGGCTATCAGACGCTCGGCTTCTCCTTGCGCGAAGTGGAACTGATTGTCTGGCTCGAAGTGCTGCGCGACAAGCAGTGCGAAGACAAACCTTGTGAGTTGGGTAAGATCATCCAGCGCACCAAGGACGAGGAAGCCAAGAAGATTGGTGGCTGTCCGGTCAAGATCCATATTCCGGAAATGATCGATCTGCTGGCAAAAGGCAAGATCCGCAAAGCTCTGGAACTGATCGAAAGCTGCAACCCGCTGCCAAACGTTACCGGCCGTGTTTGCCCGCAAGAGCATCAGTGTCAGGGTGTTTGTAAACATACCAACCGTCCGATCGAGATCGGGCAGCTGGAATGGTTCCTGCCAGAGCATGAAAAGGCTGCCAATCCTGATCAGCTGGCTCGCTTTGCAGGCATCGTCAGCCCTTGGCAAAAGGCCGAGAAACCACCTATTGCAGTGGTTGGCTCCGGTCCTTCGGGTCTCATCAACGCCTACCTTCTGGCTGTAGAGGGCTTCCCGGTAACGGTCTTTGAAGCATTTCATGAATTGGGCGGCGTGCTGCGCTACGGTATTCCTGAATTCCGTCTGCCAAACTCGCTGATCGATGACGTAGTTGCCAAGATTGACGCCTTGGGCGGTCGTTTCGTCAAGAACTTCGTTGTTGGTAAATCCGCAACCCTTGAAGATCTGAAAGCCGCAGGCTTCTGGAAAATCTTCGTCGGGTCTGGTGCCGGTCTGCCAACCTTCATGAATGTTCCGGGTGAAGAATTGCTCGGTGTCATGTCGGCCAACGAATTCCTGACACGCGTCAACCTGATGCGTGGTCGCGATCCGGCTTATGAAACCCCGCTTCCTGAAGTCAAGGACAAGAATGTTCTCGTGATTGGTGGTGGCAACACCGCAATGGACGCAGCCCGTACGGCAAAACGCCTCGGCGGCAACGTGACCATTGTTTACCGTCGTACCCAGTCGGAAATGCCTGCTCGTGTTGAAGAACTCGAACATGCATTGGAAGAAGGCATTCAGTTGGCTGAATTGCGCGGACCGAAAGAGTTCGTTGGCGATCACCACACCCACTTTGTCACCCACGCTGTTGTGGATGTAAACGAATTGGGTGAGCCGGATGCATCGGGACGTCGTCGTCCTCGGGCAACTGGCGAGGTTATCGAAATGCCTGCCGATCTGGTCATTATGGCCCTTGGCAACAAATCGAACCCGATCATTCCGTCCTCCGAGCCTAAGCTCGAGGTCAGCAAATGGGGTACGATCAATGTTGGCAAGGACAGCCAGCAAACCTCCATCGACGGCATCTATACCGGTGGTGACGCTGCTCGCGGCGGTTCCACGGCGATCCTTGCCGCTGGTGATGGTCAGGCTGCTGCCCGTCAGATCCTTGGATCCATCGATCTGGCTTCCAGCGAAATTGCTGACAGGGTCAAGAGAGCTGAACATTTCACTAGCCTTGGTCTGGCGGAACATACGGTTCTCAAACACACCGATCTGGCTGCAGGCATTGTTGAAATGACAATCCGCGCACCAGTGATTGCCCAGTCCGCTCGGGCCGGTCAGTTTGTCCGTGTTCTGGCAACTCAGGACGGCGAACTTATTCCGCTTACTCTGGCTGACTGGAACAAGGAAAACGGAACCATCGATCTGGTCATTCAGGGCATGGGTACCTCGACCAAGATGATGAACAAGATGAGCGAAGGCGACTCCTTTGCCGGTATCGCTGGCCCACTTGGTGAACCAAGTGACGTCAGAAAGTTCGATCCGGAAAAAGAAACCGTCGTCTTCACTGCCGGTGGTGTTGGCCTGCCCGCAATCTATCCGATTGCAAAGGCTCATCTGGAAATCGGAAACCATGTCACCATGATTATCGGTTTCCGTTCGGCTGATCATCTGTTCTGGACCGGCGACGACGAGCGCATGGGTCTGCTGAAGGCCAAATATGGCGATATGCTTGATGTCATCTATTGTTCCAACGATGGCACCTTTGGCATCAAGGGCTTCGTGACCAATCCTCTCGAAGACATGCTCAAGGATGGCAAATCTTCCAAAAATCGCAAGATTGCGGAAGTGGTCTCCGTTGGGCCTCCGATGATGATGCGTGCCGTCAGCGATCTGACCAAACCGTATGAAGTACCAACCGTGGTCAGCCTCAACTCCATAATGGTGGATGCGACGGGCATGTGTGGTGCTTGCATGGTTCCTGTTCTCAAAGATGGCAAAACCATCCGTCAGCATGCCTGCATCGACGGGCCGGAATTCAACGCCCATATCGTTGAATGGGATAAATTCCTGCCGCGCTTCGGCCAGTTCAAGGCTCAGGAGCAGCAGAGCATGGAGAAACACAAACTCAACTGA
- a CDS encoding 2-oxoacid:acceptor oxidoreductase family protein, producing MNKQLPKTPAFPGKSTVINGNGAVAKVMGQVCGGVIGYPITPSTEIAEIYEAFRAGGGLNVWGRHPFFFEPEGEHSAQSGALGAALTGGQYVSNASSSQGVLYGIESHYVTVGKKVGGFVMQVAARSVSRHSLNVMAGHDDIYALLPSGYTILFGSNPQEAADLAAISYKVSAMSMIPVANGMDGFVTSHMMSEVLMPEDDLLREFIGDPEGRIMCPTIAQEMLYGAKGRVFQLKRYLGRHSADMEQDAYAKLVAFLDDNADAVEQDNAGELVAKTLDLLPAELHKQWARQWANSFQKGSRQRVPAQVDINNPGLTGGVQNQPDFQAGAVDHRTHFVRDVPRFVREAMAEYSALTGRSYSPVKCFECEDAETVVVGLGSVTDDAQAVAAYLRRQGKKVGVVSIKMLQPFPDAEFIEAVKGKKAVTILERSDNTALTAFVKEALLKGMENASGDRYPDMPSLTELPKLTTAIFGLGAHDLQPRHLVAAFENMEGACQPFVYLGSQFFSKDASPLMAELQAKLKAAYPETELMALETKPNPSLLPDGALRIRFHSVGGYGTIATGKLLTDILANALHLYSKSAPKYGSEKSGAPTNYYITLSPEPVLITNADLEDVEVVVSPDHKVFAHSNPLRGLVEGGTFILQSNLSPLEVWKELPAAMRKTIRDRKIKFLVVDGFAIAKKHAPVAALQTRMMGIAFIGAVCGHVGRVTEGADREAVIEKIRSQINYKFGTKGEAVVEGNMAVIRDGVEETIVVDYSAPEFVEVDAAGDPVPAFSPSISSNMCRIAEESSPEGLFDSLYYEETVAAPFREGAIGEAPVLPGSGMFMPAGSAAAKDKGLFRREVPVFDPEKCTGCLDCSMVCPDAAIPPTVFDIDALLMAAAKEIDMPEKQREVIREYVRTIGEAVRGKYNALDDAPSFAKLVAEAVNELYVESAVVKGNLDRIVEAVAVLPVAKTRPFFDAMEQEHTGQGGLFAVAIDPWKCTGCLECVEICGPGALVATNQDADLLHDLQAKFNFLSKTPNTPARFVEPAFEGDSEIKRMMLDRANYYSTTGGHGACRGCGEVTAIRQVVSATHAIHDRRKKAHIRELEELVNGLTIKLEEVKGDIDREARISGALKVLEKRLFNLEGGPTGNGQSPLVVANATGCSSVYASTFPFNPYNDPWVNSLFHDGPAVIKGIFEGTTAQAAVDFKAMRLAKLELANAYDPATDGAFLANFEWHNFSTAERDLLPTFMNISGDGAAYDIGFGALSRLLASNTPVKVMVLNSGVYSNTGGQASTASLSGQDSDLARFGKANPGKVEDRKELGLIASFHPKVFVVQSATSFPGHFLKNVMAYLKHSSSPALLDVYTPCQGEHGIADDAANRRSKLAVEARVSPLFVHDPNAGETLEERFNIEGNPALDKDWAMQTISYMEDGQLKLMDMPLTPADYAYDEVRFKKQFRPIKGEVDAVALHEYIDMPAVERGRKVPYILKTNSKRELVKLEVGAMIVHLVEERRHNWRTLQHLAGQSAAKLDAEHRKELAALEQKYQAALEASELSMDSIAAGMAEMASMSASPAVLGLGGTASAGAAANGAAAPAAGGASLPHIHDEDISLCTNCKACYQEVPELFELTKVVENGSVMEVAHTIPGALESVDVTQDLKSRIMKVAAKCNAEIVR from the coding sequence ATGAACAAACAACTTCCAAAAACACCGGCGTTTCCCGGCAAATCTACGGTAATCAACGGCAACGGTGCCGTTGCCAAAGTGATGGGACAGGTTTGCGGTGGTGTTATCGGTTATCCGATTACGCCTTCGACCGAAATCGCCGAAATCTACGAAGCTTTCAGAGCTGGCGGCGGGCTTAACGTCTGGGGGCGCCATCCCTTCTTCTTCGAACCTGAAGGCGAACACTCCGCACAGTCTGGCGCGCTCGGTGCTGCGCTGACAGGCGGACAATATGTGTCCAACGCGTCTTCGAGCCAGGGCGTTCTTTACGGCATTGAATCCCATTATGTAACTGTCGGCAAAAAGGTCGGCGGTTTTGTCATGCAGGTTGCTGCCCGTTCCGTGTCTCGCCACTCACTGAACGTGATGGCTGGCCACGATGACATTTATGCGTTGCTGCCTTCTGGCTACACAATTCTGTTCGGTTCCAATCCTCAGGAAGCTGCCGACCTTGCTGCGATCTCCTACAAGGTCAGCGCTATGTCGATGATTCCTGTTGCCAACGGCATGGACGGCTTTGTTACTTCGCACATGATGAGCGAAGTTCTGATGCCGGAAGATGATCTGCTGCGCGAATTCATTGGCGATCCTGAAGGCCGCATCATGTGCCCGACCATTGCTCAGGAAATGCTTTATGGTGCAAAGGGTCGTGTCTTCCAGCTGAAACGCTATCTTGGTCGCCACAGTGCGGACATGGAACAGGACGCTTACGCCAAACTCGTTGCTTTCCTTGATGACAACGCTGATGCTGTTGAGCAAGACAACGCTGGCGAGTTGGTTGCCAAAACCCTTGATCTGTTGCCAGCCGAGCTGCACAAACAGTGGGCTCGTCAGTGGGCCAACTCCTTCCAGAAAGGCTCCCGCCAGCGTGTTCCCGCTCAGGTGGACATCAACAATCCGGGTCTTACGGGTGGTGTGCAGAACCAGCCGGACTTCCAGGCCGGTGCCGTTGACCATCGCACCCACTTCGTGCGCGATGTGCCTCGCTTCGTTCGTGAAGCAATGGCTGAATATTCCGCTCTTACCGGCCGTAGCTATTCTCCGGTGAAATGCTTCGAATGTGAAGATGCTGAAACCGTTGTTGTCGGTTTGGGGTCTGTTACAGACGATGCGCAGGCTGTTGCTGCTTACCTGCGTCGTCAGGGCAAAAAGGTTGGCGTTGTTTCCATCAAGATGCTGCAGCCATTCCCTGATGCCGAGTTCATTGAAGCGGTCAAAGGCAAAAAAGCTGTTACCATTCTTGAACGTTCCGACAACACTGCACTGACTGCATTTGTCAAGGAAGCTCTCTTGAAGGGCATGGAAAATGCGTCCGGTGATCGTTATCCGGATATGCCTTCCCTGACCGAACTGCCGAAGCTGACCACCGCGATCTTCGGTCTTGGTGCTCACGACTTGCAGCCTCGCCATCTGGTTGCTGCATTTGAAAATATGGAAGGCGCTTGCCAGCCATTCGTTTATCTTGGAAGCCAGTTCTTCTCCAAGGATGCAAGCCCGCTCATGGCTGAGCTGCAGGCCAAGTTGAAAGCTGCCTATCCGGAAACCGAACTGATGGCTCTGGAAACCAAGCCGAACCCGAGCCTTCTGCCAGACGGAGCATTGCGCATCCGCTTCCACTCGGTTGGCGGTTACGGTACCATCGCAACCGGCAAGCTGCTCACCGACATTCTGGCCAACGCGCTGCACCTTTATTCGAAGTCTGCACCGAAATATGGCTCGGAAAAATCCGGCGCACCGACCAACTACTATATCACGCTCTCTCCTGAGCCGGTGTTGATCACCAACGCCGACCTTGAAGATGTGGAAGTGGTTGTTTCTCCTGACCACAAGGTCTTTGCTCACAGCAACCCGCTGCGTGGCCTTGTCGAGGGTGGCACCTTCATCCTGCAGTCCAACCTTTCTCCGCTTGAAGTCTGGAAAGAGCTGCCGGCTGCCATGCGCAAAACCATCCGTGACCGGAAGATCAAGTTCCTCGTGGTTGACGGCTTTGCCATTGCCAAGAAACATGCGCCTGTTGCCGCTCTGCAAACCCGCATGATGGGCATTGCCTTCATCGGTGCTGTTTGTGGCCACGTCGGACGTGTTACCGAAGGTGCTGATCGTGAAGCTGTGATCGAAAAGATCCGCAGTCAGATTAACTACAAATTCGGCACCAAGGGTGAAGCTGTTGTTGAAGGCAACATGGCGGTTATCCGCGATGGTGTTGAAGAAACGATCGTTGTCGACTATTCCGCTCCTGAATTCGTGGAAGTGGATGCTGCTGGCGATCCGGTTCCTGCCTTCAGCCCGTCGATCTCTTCCAATATGTGCCGCATTGCCGAGGAATCTTCTCCAGAAGGTCTGTTCGACAGCCTCTATTATGAAGAAACCGTTGCCGCTCCGTTCCGCGAAGGCGCCATCGGTGAAGCTCCGGTTCTGCCAGGTTCTGGCATGTTCATGCCTGCCGGGTCTGCCGCTGCCAAGGACAAGGGCCTCTTCCGTCGTGAAGTCCCGGTCTTTGACCCAGAAAAATGTACCGGCTGCCTGGATTGCTCCATGGTCTGCCCGGACGCTGCCATCCCGCCGACCGTCTTCGACATTGACGCTCTGCTGATGGCTGCGGCAAAAGAAATCGATATGCCGGAAAAACAGCGCGAAGTCATTCGTGAATATGTCCGCACTATCGGTGAAGCTGTTCGCGGCAAATATAACGCTCTGGATGATGCACCAAGCTTTGCCAAGCTTGTGGCTGAAGCGGTCAATGAACTCTATGTTGAAAGCGCTGTTGTCAAAGGCAATCTGGACCGCATCGTTGAAGCTGTTGCAGTTCTGCCTGTTGCCAAGACCCGTCCTTTCTTCGACGCAATGGAACAGGAACATACCGGTCAGGGTGGTCTGTTTGCTGTGGCAATCGACCCATGGAAATGCACCGGCTGTCTGGAATGCGTTGAGATCTGCGGACCGGGCGCTCTGGTTGCAACCAATCAGGATGCTGATCTGCTGCATGACTTGCAGGCCAAGTTCAACTTCCTTTCCAAAACCCCGAACACACCAGCGCGTTTCGTCGAGCCTGCTTTTGAAGGCGATAGCGAAATCAAACGCATGATGCTGGATCGTGCCAACTACTATTCCACCACCGGTGGTCACGGTGCTTGTCGCGGTTGTGGCGAGGTTACGGCAATCCGTCAGGTCGTCTCTGCTACCCATGCAATCCATGACCGTCGCAAAAAGGCACACATTCGTGAGCTGGAAGAACTGGTCAACGGTTTGACCATCAAACTTGAAGAAGTCAAAGGCGACATTGACCGCGAAGCCCGTATTTCCGGTGCTCTCAAAGTGCTCGAGAAACGCCTCTTCAATCTTGAAGGCGGCCCGACCGGCAATGGTCAGTCTCCGTTGGTTGTTGCCAACGCAACGGGTTGTAGCTCGGTTTATGCTTCCACCTTCCCGTTCAACCCTTACAATGACCCATGGGTCAACAGCCTGTTCCACGATGGTCCTGCTGTTATCAAGGGTATCTTTGAAGGCACCACGGCTCAGGCCGCAGTTGACTTCAAGGCTATGCGTCTTGCCAAACTCGAACTGGCCAACGCTTACGATCCGGCAACGGACGGGGCATTCCTTGCCAACTTCGAATGGCATAACTTCTCGACTGCAGAACGTGACTTGCTGCCAACCTTCATGAACATCTCCGGTGACGGTGCTGCTTATGATATCGGCTTTGGTGCCCTGTCTCGCTTGCTGGCAAGTAACACGCCAGTCAAGGTGATGGTGCTCAACTCCGGCGTTTATTCCAACACTGGTGGTCAGGCCTCTACGGCTTCTCTGTCCGGTCAGGACAGTGACTTGGCTCGCTTCGGCAAGGCAAACCCTGGTAAAGTGGAAGACCGCAAGGAATTGGGTCTGATCGCAAGCTTCCACCCGAAAGTATTCGTGGTGCAGAGTGCGACTTCATTCCCGGGTCACTTCCTCAAGAATGTGATGGCTTACCTCAAGCATTCTTCTTCACCAGCACTGCTTGACGTTTACACCCCGTGTCAGGGTGAACACGGCATTGCAGACGACGCTGCAAACCGCCGGTCCAAACTGGCTGTTGAAGCACGCGTCAGCCCGCTCTTCGTGCATGACCCGAATGCTGGCGAAACCCTTGAAGAACGCTTCAACATCGAAGGCAACCCGGCTCTTGATAAAGACTGGGCCATGCAGACCATCTCCTACATGGAAGATGGCCAGCTTAAATTGATGGATATGCCTCTTACCCCGGCCGATTATGCTTATGACGAAGTTCGCTTCAAAAAGCAGTTCCGTCCGATCAAGGGTGAAGTGGACGCTGTTGCGCTGCATGAATATATCGACATGCCAGCCGTAGAGCGTGGCCGCAAGGTTCCATATATCCTGAAGACCAATTCTAAGCGCGAATTGGTCAAGCTGGAAGTTGGTGCCATGATCGTGCATCTGGTTGAAGAACGCCGCCACAACTGGCGCACTCTTCAGCATCTTGCCGGTCAGTCTGCTGCAAAACTCGATGCAGAACATCGCAAAGAGTTGGCTGCTCTGGAGCAGAAATATCAAGCAGCGCTCGAAGCGAGCGAACTTTCCATGGACAGCATCGCAGCCGGCATGGCTGAAATGGCATCCATGTCTGCTTCACCGGCGGTTCTTGGCCTTGGCGGAACAGCATCTGCTGGCGCTGCTGCCAACGGTGCCGCTGCTCCTGCTGCCGGGGGCGCAAGCCTGCCGCATATTCATGACGAAGATATCTCGCTCTGCACCAACTGCAAGGCCTGCTATCAGGAAGTTCCTGAACTGTTCGAACTGACCAAGGTTGTTGAAAATGGGTCTGTCATGGAAGTGGCACATACCATTCCAGGCGCTTTGGAATCAGTCGACGTTACGCAGGATCTGAAATCTCGCATCATGAAGGTTGCGGCCAAATGCAACGCGGAGATCGTAAGATGA
- a CDS encoding acyl-CoA carboxylase subunit beta, translating to MAISKTLSDELEKRRKIALDGGGAKKAEDRHAKGRMTARERLDGLFSKGTFQEFGLHAQHNTRYFGMADKSIPTDGVICGTGFVDGRPVAAFSQDFGVVGGSLGEIHAKKICAALDHAVKAGVPVVGFNDSGGARIQEGVGALSGYGQVFYRNVQLSGVVPQISVIAGPCAGGAAYSPALTDFLIMTRKNAQMFICGPEVIRAVTGQVTTMDEIGSAQAHASVSGNIHFIAEDDAHAVQIVHKLLSFLPSNNMMDPPHHIEPDLKIVDDPALDELVPEDSKTPFDCREVIKSLADEGDFLEIMEHFAANIVIGFGRIGGMVVGFVANQPIVKAGTLDIDASDKAARFVRFCNVYNIPIVTLVDVPGFLPGVNEERRGIIRHGAKMLFAYASATVPKITVIMRKAYGGAYLAMCSEDMGADRVMAWPTAEIAVMGAEGAVNILYRKELKEAEDKVAKSKELADEYRKEFATPYLSAGRLAIHDIIQPRETKSAIALSLRGLMSKRETRPPKKHGNIPL from the coding sequence ATGGCGATTTCCAAAACTCTTTCTGATGAGTTGGAGAAACGGCGCAAAATCGCACTGGACGGTGGCGGCGCAAAGAAAGCTGAAGACAGGCATGCCAAAGGTCGCATGACCGCCCGTGAACGCCTTGATGGACTTTTCTCCAAAGGTACGTTCCAGGAATTCGGCTTGCATGCGCAGCACAATACCCGTTATTTCGGTATGGCAGATAAATCCATACCGACTGACGGCGTTATTTGCGGCACAGGCTTTGTCGACGGTCGTCCAGTAGCAGCCTTTTCCCAGGATTTCGGCGTGGTCGGTGGTTCCTTGGGTGAGATTCACGCCAAGAAAATTTGTGCAGCCCTCGACCATGCTGTGAAAGCAGGTGTACCTGTTGTTGGCTTCAACGATTCAGGCGGAGCTCGTATTCAGGAGGGTGTTGGTGCCCTTTCCGGCTATGGTCAGGTATTCTATCGCAACGTTCAGCTCTCTGGCGTTGTTCCTCAGATCTCTGTTATTGCAGGCCCTTGCGCCGGTGGCGCAGCTTACAGCCCTGCTCTGACTGACTTCCTGATCATGACTCGCAAAAATGCGCAAATGTTCATCTGTGGACCAGAAGTCATTCGCGCCGTCACCGGTCAGGTGACAACAATGGATGAAATCGGTTCGGCTCAGGCACATGCCTCTGTTTCCGGTAACATTCACTTCATTGCTGAAGATGATGCACACGCAGTGCAGATCGTTCACAAGCTGCTGTCATTCTTGCCAAGCAACAACATGATGGATCCTCCTCATCACATTGAGCCGGACCTGAAGATTGTTGATGACCCGGCACTGGATGAGCTTGTTCCAGAAGATTCAAAAACTCCATTCGACTGCCGTGAGGTTATCAAAAGCCTGGCTGACGAAGGTGACTTCCTTGAAATCATGGAACATTTTGCAGCTAACATCGTAATCGGCTTCGGTCGCATTGGCGGTATGGTTGTTGGTTTTGTTGCCAACCAGCCTATCGTTAAGGCCGGTACGCTGGATATCGATGCCAGTGACAAGGCTGCACGCTTTGTTCGTTTCTGCAACGTCTACAATATTCCGATCGTAACCCTCGTCGACGTCCCAGGCTTCTTGCCAGGTGTCAACGAAGAACGTCGCGGTATTATCCGTCACGGCGCTAAAATGCTCTTCGCATACGCCTCCGCCACGGTTCCGAAAATCACGGTCATCATGCGTAAGGCCTATGGCGGCGCATATCTGGCTATGTGCTCGGAAGACATGGGCGCAGACCGCGTTATGGCATGGCCAACAGCTGAAATTGCTGTGATGGGTGCAGAAGGTGCTGTCAACATCCTTTACCGCAAGGAACTGAAGGAAGCTGAAGACAAGGTTGCCAAATCCAAAGAACTTGCCGATGAATATCGCAAGGAATTTGCAACACCTTACCTCTCTGCTGGTAGACTGGCGATCCATGACATCATTCAACCGCGTGAGACAAAGAGTGCAATCGCTCTCTCCCTGCGTGGCCTGATGTCCAAGCGTGAAACCCGTCCGCCGAAGAAACACGGCAATATTCCACTCTGA
- a CDS encoding OadG family transporter subunit translates to MLENLEIILTGFVVVMLALAILWAACAFIGSFFIRHDKNNSGTGGKTDAPKVPPRAAVSSRAGVPPHHLAAIAAAVAATLGAGYRVTRVAAPPHKVSEWPLEGRIASFSGHNTRNGWTSITPLNSNSLRGQN, encoded by the coding sequence ATGCTCGAAAACCTGGAAATCATCTTAACGGGCTTTGTAGTGGTAATGCTGGCTCTTGCCATTCTGTGGGCAGCTTGTGCTTTCATCGGATCTTTCTTTATCCGTCATGACAAGAACAACTCCGGCACAGGTGGCAAGACCGATGCTCCAAAGGTACCGCCGCGTGCGGCGGTTTCCTCTCGGGCAGGCGTACCACCCCATCATCTGGCAGCCATCGCGGCTGCCGTAGCCGCAACACTTGGGGCAGGATACAGAGTGACACGCGTCGCTGCTCCTCCCCACAAAGTCAGTGAATGGCCACTGGAAGGGCGCATTGCCTCATTTTCGGGACATAATACCCGGAATGGCTGGACTTCCATTACGCCCCTGAACAGTAATTCTCTGAGAGGACAAAATTAA
- a CDS encoding biotin/lipoyl-containing protein has product MKRLRITVQGISYDVTVEDEDLDIAGAAAPAPAAKPAAPAPAAAAPAPAAPAPAAPAAAPAAPAGDGAVPCPLAGTVISVDVSVGQKVSAGDTLVVLEAMKMNTNISAPSDGTVTAVNVAAGATVTEGQVLVTLS; this is encoded by the coding sequence ATGAAACGCTTGCGGATCACCGTACAGGGCATCTCTTATGATGTTACGGTGGAAGACGAAGATTTGGACATCGCCGGTGCCGCAGCTCCGGCTCCTGCAGCTAAACCAGCAGCTCCTGCACCTGCAGCAGCCGCTCCGGCTCCTGCAGCTCCAGCTCCAGCCGCTCCGGCTGCTGCTCCTGCAGCTCCAGCAGGTGATGGTGCGGTGCCATGCCCGCTCGCAGGTACTGTTATCAGCGTAGACGTTTCTGTTGGTCAGAAAGTTTCCGCTGGCGACACCCTGGTTGTCCTTGAAGCCATGAAGATGAACACGAACATCAGTGCTCCATCTGATGGTACAGTTACCGCGGTCAATGTGGCAGCCGGTGCTACCGTGACCGAGGGTCAAGTTCTTGTAACCCTTTCATAA